Sequence from the Eleutherodactylus coqui strain aEleCoq1 chromosome 13, aEleCoq1.hap1, whole genome shotgun sequence genome:
ttttgacaggcagtctatcaagccacctcatggggatggcttgataggcagtctgttaaggcagccctggggcctttcattaggcccccggctgccatgacttctgcacggctcccccgatctcaccgtgggggggccgtgcgggactccCGAACGGTAATTTAAATGCCGCAGtcggaattgacagcagcatttaaatggttaatagccacaatcggctattgcccgcgggtgtcagctgttataaacagctgatgcccgcactgtatgaagagaggttgccacgcaacctctcttcatacataccccggtgctccatgacgtaccggtacgtcattggtcgtgaaggggttaattcgGTTTTAACACCATGTCTCTGCCTTGTCCCTTCATCATCCTTAAGTGTGGTCCTGTCCGTAATACAGAACAGATCCTCTTACAAGTTGCAGAACAATTATGCTGTATGTACTGATGAAGCTTAACTTATGTTTGAAACTTTCTGCAACATTATTTTAAGTCATTTAAGAACTAtttttctcttatcttaacactaCAAAACCCAATGGAAAGTGATTAAAGAGTGAACAAATTGGCACAAAAATTACCATAACTCATTAAATCTCAAGTTGAACTCTGCTGTATTTAAACAAAGTTAAGAAAAACTTTTGCGTGCACTGGGAATAAAAATCCCACTAGACATTCAGCCCGGCACACAGTAATGAAGGAAGAATATAAAAGGTAATGACACTGATGTATCGTTGCTTCGCAGCCCAACAGACACTCTGTAAGTAACTCATTATATATAGGTCTGTGATTGCTGATGATTATTTGTTCATGTAAAGGTTTATCAGCAAACATTTTAACGATCTCTCTAAAGCTGTAATAATATTACAACCCTATCCCATTTCCAGCAAGTAAGGTTTATTCATCATTGTATAATGAAGAGATATAGAGTTTTCCAATTCAATTTCTGTATCAAATCCTCACAGTTTTTGAGTCCTCTGATTGTTTTTGTCCAATAGGCAACTTCTTTGTTTGCTTTCAGTGGATAGaaatctgtcctggtcatgtgattgacATAGGAGTCCGTTCGTCATAAATCCTGCACCTTTGTGTCCAGCACATGGCCAAGGGAGATTATATACTTGAAATAAACAATGAAGGTTCACATTgaattacagcaagcagagatcttggaaaccGTGAGGAATGGTTAGGTAATGTACTGTATGTATTTAATTATGCCATTATTTATTTACTGTAATAGCCCTATAACGGGTTAAGTGTAAATTCATACTGTATATCATGACATATGGCATGTGCTTATCTCATCTGAATGCAGCACTCTACAATCAGTGATGGTTCCATCATACAGGACAGCATCAATGTTCTTTGTATTCGGAGGATAGTTAACCACTTCAGAACACTTTTTTTTCGATTTTCATTCTAGTAGGGTGgaatgataaaacaaaaaaaacttgtttcaTATTGATGGTTTCACTGTGCAGTAAACATTGCTTTGTTCTGCAGGTCATTACATTTCTgccgataccaaacttatataattTTAATTATGTTTTCCTGCTTTTTCATCAAGGAGATGTACGACTGTGTGGGTGCAGGTTTCCTAGACGAACAAATGTTACCATAAATTAATGTGACGCAGCGGCTGGGTCAATGATCAAGTGACAAGGATGGCTTAGTCACTGTCAGCAGTCCTGCCAATAAGTTTTAGAAGGTTCAGTGAGTGCTTAATTCATGCACTCAATTGGTAACTCAGGTTTTTGTACGAGTATAAACATAACTACAACTCCCAAAAAccagagagcaaagaaaaaaaacgagCACTCGGCAAGTGAGGGATGGTAAGAGCCCCAAGTAGTCAGCTAGTGAATTGTTTAGGGGGACCTAAAAAGTCCACTAGGTGATTGCCCCTTTCTTTCTTTTCCTAGAGTCCTAGATCTTGTACCACCTCTTACTCTAGACCTAAAATGTTGTGCTCCATTTCTTACTATTTCACTTTCAGATACATCACAGACGGATGAGCTAATTTCCGTTTCCGACTGTGATCTGATATCGTAGACTTTATTTTCTGTAGAGTCTTGAAAAACTCTAGTAAATTGAAAGTGCTTCCTCGATTTCAGGTAACttgtgtatttttcaattgttaaTTTCagagtttttctcttttttctcatAGTCTGGCTCTGAGTATCTTTAATTGCTTAATTCAGAGCTGAAGTGTCCTTCTTTAAAATGACTTTCTCGTCTTCTAATAAGAGGGTCATAAGTCTGAGAGAGCTTTCTGATGCCTCTTTATTCCATCTAGTCATAAATTGAGCAGTGCACAATTCAGGAAGTGGTAGTGTTTGAATTCTAAGTCCACAGGGTATGATCTTTTTCTCTAGGTAGTTACCTAAGCCCTGTACCTCCCACCATGAACTCCTTCTATGTGGTAGTCAGGTGTTTAAAGGCATAATTTATTGAAGTGGGTTGGATGTgtgtgtctaaaggcccatttagacaggacgaatcttgggcaaacgatgcccgacactcgtccctgtacacACTAGCTCTTGtgttgctgcacgggagctagtatcgttggctcaTAGCGGGGCGgctagaggagatttctctccttgcgctcccttgcctctccccattgacttaacatagcggccgttcaatccTGAAGGctgttatttacactgaacggcgattgttcagctcatcgtccatcatttatgctgcataaatgatggacaatgagctaaacggtcattgttcagtgtaaatagcagccgttcagtattgaacagccactatgttaagtcaatggagagaggcgtgggagcgcgaggagtgaaatctcctgcagcttccCCACCCccatgctggctgctctgtgagcaaaCCAGCAATACTGGCTCCCGTGCAATAGCACGGGAGTGAGTGTATGTGCGGAGGagtgtcgttccgtgtaaataggtcttaattagagatgagcgagtaccgaAATGCTCAGGTCATCGTTATTTGAGTTGAGCTtttttgtaatattcgagagctctattcgagtaacgaaccccattgaagtcaatgggagactcgagcattttggtattggactctttctctctctctctctctttctctctttccccaTATTGTGCTTGCCAGTGTAAAGTTAGCCTTAAGAAAAGAGATAAATTGCATTGTATCACATTCTGACATATAACTATTTTTTTCGGCAATGGAGTtgtttaagggcttgtttttgttacggggtgagctgtagtttcttGTTGACAGTATTTCCGTgtgcatataacttttttttaaccttttttaaaatactttttagtTTCCTAGTGGGACATGAACATGCAATTCCCTAATAACTTGTACTACACACTGTCACTTGGTTGTCAGCCTATTCCAACCTGCCACAGGGTATTATAGAAAGGATCTAAAAGGCATAGAACCTTTACTGGGCCTCCAGCTGCCAAGACAACTATTTAAGACCTCACAATTGCGTCACAGCAGAGCAGATCAGGTGACAAATGGAGCTCACCCACCATGTATAGAGCAGGCTCAGCTCCAGAGCTTGCCCAGTACACTACCTGCGGACATCCACCGTTCATCAACAAGGGGTAAAGGTGTGCATccccttaaaatgtctaattCAAGATTGTAGGTGAGTGATGCCTACTGTTTGTTTACCTCGTCACCGTCTGTGGTTGGGTAAGTAGCCACATAAGGACTATCCTGATATCAGATATTCTTCTCCTAGCTTCCTTGTTACATACAATCCAAGATCATCCATCATTTCCATCATTGACTCATCAGAGAAGCACACTCTTTCCCCACTCTTCAGAACTGCACTTCTTAAACTAATTGGACCAAGTAAGATATTTAGCCTTTTTTTGCAGAGTCAGAAGCCGCTTCTTCCTGAATCACTTAGCTTGGTGACCTGTGTTGTATAGTCTCCTTCTCACAGTCCTACAGCTTGACTTGACACCACTTTGTTCCATTTGCATCTTCAAAGATTTGGAGCCTTCAGAttatttttggcacaatttttaaaGTACTTGGTCATCTCTCAGCCTAGTGGAGATTTGCTTTCTTCCACAGTGCCCCCTTTTCTGATAACCGACAAGTAGTGACCAATATCCAGTTGCTTTTTTATTCGAGACACCATTGACTGATTTACGAACAATTTTCTACCTATTTTGGATGGGTAATTGAAGTATTTTGAAGCAATACTTTAAATTTACTCCATTTATGAGTTAAATTTTCACATTTTCTGCTCATTTTTGCAAGCGATCCAACAATTTGCCAACAATTTTGTACTGTAGATTACTAGACTAGCCACAACACGAAGAGGCGaatactgtgcatgtgcagtaaTGGACATACTATGCAGTAAGTAACTGTGCCTGCTGTAGCACCCAGACAACTCCAACAACTAAAATAAAACATACCGAGCCTCAAAACCATCTAAATGAAAAACTACTCTTATTGCCACTTCAACCAATtagagctcagcttttatttctgaaactgctctgTTAaaatgagctctgattggttgctatggaatacaaaaacaatttttttaggcagttttgataaatgaggcctactATATGTCAATATAACATTTCAAATTATGCTATTAATTTGTCCAGTACTGTACAACAGTGGTTATGTGCAGAACTCACAATACAGTGAAACTTAGGCTTCAGCAGTAGAAGGTCATCACTGTCAGTCAAGAACAGAAAACAGAGGCCGCTGTTGGCACATCAAGATTGCAGCGGATGGGAAAAACATTGCATCATTAGGGTTTGGCATAAACCACATTATTCTACAAATCTATCCTGCACTGTCAGCAGTTCAGGGTGTTGATGATTTAGCACTAATGTGGGGAATGTTAGCTTGTCTCACATTACTTTAAACAATCCTCTAGTCCTGGACAAAGAAAGATGGTTGCACCATTCCTCTGCCTACCTGACGCACACTGTGCATCGGTAAGCTAGAACACTACAtggtgctctgattggctagcactgCTCATATGGACAGCACTGGCTGATCAAAACAGCATGTAGTGtcgtagactaatgatgcatactaatgcacagtgtgcaccaggtagtCAACAAAGCAGTGCAactatctttgtttgtccagaacaGAAGGATCGCTTTAAAATATAGTCGCTAACCAATGTAAATATTTTAATTACCTCAGTCTACCAATATTCTAATAACAGTAACAGGATAAGTTTCAGGTTACTCAATTAATCAATTCAAGTTACTGTAGTTCTCTGAATATCACAATGAGTTTTTATATCACTAATAGCTGTTACAGCTCCAGTCCAGTTGGACACTTTGTGTACTTAAAATGTGCACTTAAGTGGCCCCTGAATGTGAGACTATTCGCCATTTTTCACTCCGCCTAAACTACTACATCTTCACTGTGTTTAGAATGAATATCATGTCTGTGTTCCAGGCTGAAAATCAGACTATTCAGTATATGAACCAAACAAGAATGCCAATAAACCAAACAAGAATGCCGGATTTCATAATGTTGGGTTTTGGAAACCTTCACAGCTTCAGTATTTTGTTCTTCATTCTTTTCTTGGCCATCtttctttttacagtttttggaaACCTTCTTATCATCATTCTAGTTTCCACCAATGCCCAGCTACAGTCCCCCATGTATTACTTCCTTTGTCATCTTTCCTTTTCTGACCTTGTGATGTCTACAAACATTGTTCCCAACCTGCTTGGCACCGTTCTGTCCAGAGGGAAAAAGATGACTTATATTGAGTGTATCACCCAATTATACTTCTACAGCGGTATAATTGTTACAGAATGTATTCTTCTTTCAGTGATGTCCTATGATCGATACTTGGCCATCTGCAACCCATTAAGATACTATAGTATCATGGACTTTAAGTTACGAACCTTTCTTTCTCTATGGCCATGGTTGCTGGGTCTTACTTTTAATCTTACAGGAGTCTTACCTATGTCAAAATTTAATTTTTGTAATGACAATACCATTGACCATTTCTACTGTGACCTT
This genomic interval carries:
- the LOC136587383 gene encoding olfactory receptor 1468-like; translated protein: MNIMSVFQAENQTIQYMNQTRMPINQTRMPDFIMLGFGNLHSFSILFFILFLAIFLFTVFGNLLIIILVSTNAQLQSPMYYFLCHLSFSDLVMSTNIVPNLLGTVLSRGKKMTYIECITQLYFYSGIIVTECILLSVMSYDRYLAICNPLRYYSIMDFKLRTFLSLWPWLLGLTFNLTGVLPMSKFNFCNDNTIDHFYCDLLPLQRLSCSDTSVIELEGILLSVPVFIFPSGFIIVTYVYIFHTIVKIPSTTGKHKTFSTCSSHLIVVGTFYGTLIAKYMIPSKGNSLLINKIVSLLHTVFTPLCNPIIYSLRNQDIKKTLKKVSRQK